The Arthrobacter sp. ERGS1:01 genome has a segment encoding these proteins:
- a CDS encoding phospholipase A2, with amino-acid sequence MSPKELHDYCTLSPDSFGNANFKDSCARHDLCLEKIMWMPTLQRKVERSKCDAGLHTNLFMSCNMANNSFTAPACRTVAVTYYVAVSANTWTFG; translated from the coding sequence ATGAGCCCAAAAGAGCTTCATGATTACTGCACACTGTCACCGGACTCCTTTGGAAACGCCAACTTCAAGGACTCATGTGCACGACACGACTTATGCCTAGAAAAGATCATGTGGATGCCGACCTTGCAACGAAAAGTCGAACGAAGCAAATGCGATGCAGGACTTCACACCAACCTGTTTATGAGCTGCAACATGGCAAACAATTCATTCACTGCACCCGCTTGCAGGACCGTAGCAGTTACCTACTACGTAGCAGTCTCCGCCAACACTTGGACTTTCGGATGA